One genomic region from Deltaproteobacteria bacterium encodes:
- a CDS encoding 2Fe-2S iron-sulfur cluster-binding protein, translating into MSGTTARTSHTTTELRVRRGGGGDPERYDMYRVPYEEGMSVLDALVWVRAHVDSSLAFRYGCVNANACKTCMALVDGQVAYLCTARLAPEGARVEPLPKRPLIRDLVTDTVPDDEKL; encoded by the coding sequence ATGAGCGGCACGACAGCGCGGACCAGCCACACGACGACCGAGTTGCGCGTGCGGCGCGGCGGCGGCGGAGACCCCGAACGGTACGACATGTACCGTGTACCCTACGAGGAAGGCATGTCCGTCCTCGACGCGCTCGTGTGGGTGCGCGCCCACGTGGACTCGAGCCTGGCGTTCCGTTACGGTTGCGTCAACGCCAACGCGTGCAAGACCTGCATGGCATTGGTGGACGGACAGGTCGCCTACCTGTGCACCGCGCGCCTCGCACCCGAGGGAGCCCGGGTGGAACCCTTGCCCAAGCGGCCGCTGATCCGCGACCTCGTGACCGACACCGTACCCGACGACGAGAAGCTGTGA
- a CDS encoding FAD-binding protein produces the protein MTHLSADVLVVGAGGAGMYAAIAAARQDASVLLLDKSLVGRGGATIMAQMTVAAAIGHEERDHWADHLDDTLAAGRELCDEKLARLLCENGPARIFEMDRWGAHWARAAGGRIRQVQAPGHGRARCCYVDFLNTGPGVAGTLRRQVSTMSGVRRVSNVTVTDVVVADGRAVGAVGLDVVSGDIVTFAAEAIVLAAGGLTKIFRRNSASTNMGGEAYALALRAGADLIDMEFVQFFPIAHLAPRLVGMDPIMWDPFRYKLGGRLLNGDFEEFMHRYGGQDSGKYTTVRDQASYAILKEVEAGRGSPHGGVYLDFRHVPDAALRDAFGPVIDRLATNGIDLTKTPVEVAPTAHYHMGGIRVDQRMETRVPGLYAAGEAVGGANGANRLSGNAITEALVFGECAGRAAGAAAGTSSGWNDAAAEDAVARLRCAAETFSDDGVPANVLQRRLQDLMWEDVGPFRTGDRLRRALDGIREIRETPVTVHAGGGYNLDLQDRLELYAMLATAEAVTRAALGRTESRGAHQRLDFPESDPGLVRNQVIEMKAEEVAARW, from the coding sequence GTGACTCATTTGTCGGCAGACGTCCTGGTGGTGGGAGCGGGCGGCGCGGGCATGTACGCGGCCATCGCCGCGGCCAGACAGGATGCCTCCGTGCTGCTGCTGGACAAGTCGCTCGTGGGACGCGGCGGCGCCACCATCATGGCGCAGATGACCGTGGCCGCCGCCATCGGGCACGAAGAGCGCGACCACTGGGCCGACCACCTCGACGACACGCTCGCCGCGGGCCGCGAACTGTGCGACGAGAAGCTCGCGCGCCTCCTGTGCGAGAACGGCCCCGCCCGGATCTTCGAGATGGACCGCTGGGGCGCCCACTGGGCGCGCGCCGCGGGCGGGCGCATCCGCCAGGTCCAGGCGCCCGGCCACGGCCGCGCGCGCTGCTGCTACGTGGATTTCCTCAACACCGGGCCGGGAGTGGCGGGGACGCTGCGGCGCCAGGTGAGCACCATGAGCGGCGTGCGCCGGGTCAGCAACGTGACGGTCACGGACGTGGTGGTAGCCGACGGCCGCGCGGTGGGAGCGGTGGGCCTGGACGTGGTCTCCGGCGACATCGTCACCTTTGCGGCCGAGGCGATCGTCCTGGCGGCGGGCGGGCTCACCAAGATCTTCCGGCGCAACAGCGCTTCCACCAACATGGGCGGCGAGGCCTACGCCCTCGCGTTGCGGGCCGGTGCCGACCTCATCGACATGGAGTTCGTGCAGTTCTTCCCCATCGCCCACCTGGCGCCCCGGCTCGTGGGCATGGACCCCATCATGTGGGACCCCTTCCGCTACAAGCTTGGCGGCAGGCTGCTGAACGGGGACTTCGAGGAGTTCATGCACCGCTACGGCGGCCAGGACAGCGGCAAGTACACCACGGTGCGCGACCAGGCCTCCTACGCCATCCTCAAGGAGGTGGAGGCGGGCCGGGGCTCGCCCCACGGCGGCGTCTACCTGGACTTCCGGCACGTTCCCGACGCGGCCCTGCGGGACGCCTTCGGCCCGGTCATCGACCGGCTGGCGACGAACGGCATCGACCTCACGAAGACGCCGGTGGAGGTGGCGCCGACGGCGCACTACCACATGGGCGGGATCCGCGTGGACCAGCGCATGGAGACCCGCGTGCCGGGCCTCTATGCCGCCGGTGAGGCCGTGGGCGGCGCCAACGGCGCCAACCGCCTGTCCGGCAACGCCATCACCGAGGCGCTGGTTTTCGGCGAATGCGCGGGGCGCGCGGCCGGCGCCGCGGCCGGCACCTCCTCGGGTTGGAACGATGCGGCGGCCGAGGACGCGGTGGCGCGTCTGCGGTGTGCCGCGGAGACGTTTTCGGACGACGGCGTCCCGGCCAATGTCCTGCAACGCCGGCTGCAGGACCTCATGTGGGAGGACGTCGGACCCTTCCGGACCGGCGACCGACTCCGGCGCGCGCTCGACGGCATCCGCGAAATCCGGGAGACTCCCGTCACGGTGCACGCCGGCGGCGGCTACAACCTCGACCTGCAGGACCGGCTGGAGCTGTACGCCATGCTCGCCACCGCCGAGGCGGTAACCCGGGCCGCCTTGGGCCGCACCGAGAGCCGCGGCGCCCACCAGCGCCTGGACTTCCCGGAGAGCGACCCGGGACTCGTGCGGAACCAAGTGATCGAAATGAAGGCCGAAGAAGTGGCGGCGCGCTGGTAG
- a CDS encoding amidohydrolase family protein, producing MRTFGLTRGVGQAYSTLGKRGRTMAHDLVVKNGLVVDGTGSPGFEADVAIAGGTIADIGKNVGPGTTEIDARGQVVAPGFIDSHTHMDLFIVQYPHGNPVVNYGVTSIVIGDCGASIAPVPPVGEPRDVLIKYLRRVLDDYVNDDDWKWTTFPEYLDYLEGRVGVNVAALVPHSPVRLVVMGEAAYQREATPEELEAMKQMVREGMEAGGIGFSSSPRGGPAIHAGTPSTLATQEEMAALANVAGEYGGCFQFNGFGNLLKPESGFPELVEKINVPMIGNEFRVRPGEKADGERAIEYMKEARERGKDIYGVVIPYSHIRRFDVDDCFIFDGLPLWEEIKQDRGELARKLQDPDVRRRLDEQRRENAGEPAYIEWLGWQGVYFDVMQREDLRSREGQNVAEIAAASGKSESDAFFDTWLEDGLASKLYYQGFANGHMGLLADMIKTTEGLIGTDAGAHLDRFFWHGAPTRVLGHWRRDKGLFNLEEAVHKVTGHPAAKLRMNRGILKTGLPADVTVFDPDKVDDLASKRMPKKLDENEIFRHPPGIGAVVVNGEVVLEDGECKDVFPGQVRRQQLFVPGQ from the coding sequence ATGCGGACTTTCGGTCTAACTAGGGGAGTCGGACAAGCATATTCCACACTTGGCAAAAGGGGGAGAACCATGGCGCATGATCTGGTCGTAAAGAACGGGCTGGTTGTCGACGGTACCGGAAGCCCCGGCTTCGAGGCGGACGTGGCGATCGCTGGAGGAACCATCGCGGACATCGGCAAGAACGTCGGGCCGGGCACGACCGAGATCGACGCCCGCGGCCAGGTGGTGGCGCCGGGATTCATCGACTCCCATACCCACATGGACCTCTTCATCGTGCAGTATCCCCACGGCAATCCCGTGGTCAACTACGGTGTCACCTCCATCGTTATCGGCGACTGCGGCGCCTCCATCGCGCCGGTGCCGCCCGTGGGCGAGCCGCGTGACGTGCTGATCAAGTACCTGCGGCGTGTGCTCGACGACTACGTCAACGACGACGACTGGAAGTGGACGACCTTCCCCGAGTACCTGGACTACCTGGAGGGCCGGGTGGGGGTGAACGTGGCCGCCCTGGTGCCCCACTCCCCGGTGCGGCTGGTGGTCATGGGCGAGGCGGCCTACCAGCGCGAAGCCACGCCCGAGGAGCTGGAGGCCATGAAGCAGATGGTGCGCGAAGGGATGGAGGCCGGCGGCATCGGCTTTTCGTCCAGCCCGCGCGGCGGCCCGGCCATCCACGCCGGCACACCGAGCACCCTGGCTACCCAGGAGGAGATGGCGGCCCTTGCCAACGTCGCCGGCGAGTACGGCGGCTGCTTCCAGTTCAACGGGTTCGGCAACCTGCTGAAGCCCGAGAGCGGCTTCCCCGAACTGGTGGAGAAGATCAACGTGCCGATGATCGGCAACGAGTTCCGCGTGCGGCCGGGCGAGAAGGCAGACGGGGAACGCGCCATCGAGTACATGAAGGAGGCGCGGGAACGGGGCAAGGACATCTACGGCGTGGTGATTCCGTATTCGCATATCCGGCGGTTCGACGTGGACGACTGCTTCATCTTCGACGGCCTGCCCCTGTGGGAAGAGATCAAGCAGGACCGCGGCGAGCTGGCGCGCAAGCTTCAGGATCCCGACGTGCGCCGCAGGCTGGACGAGCAGCGGCGCGAGAACGCTGGCGAGCCCGCCTACATCGAGTGGCTCGGATGGCAAGGCGTGTACTTCGACGTGATGCAGCGCGAGGACCTCAGGTCGCGCGAGGGACAGAACGTCGCGGAGATCGCCGCGGCCAGCGGCAAATCCGAGTCGGACGCCTTCTTCGATACCTGGCTCGAGGACGGGCTGGCGTCGAAGCTCTACTACCAGGGTTTCGCCAACGGCCACATGGGCCTGCTTGCCGACATGATCAAGACCACCGAGGGGCTCATCGGCACCGACGCGGGCGCGCACCTGGACCGTTTCTTCTGGCACGGCGCCCCCACACGGGTGCTCGGCCACTGGCGCCGCGACAAGGGCCTCTTCAACCTGGAGGAGGCGGTGCACAAGGTGACCGGCCATCCCGCGGCCAAGCTGCGAATGAACCGGGGCATCCTCAAGACCGGCCTGCCGGCCGACGTCACCGTGTTCGACCCGGACAAGGTCGACGACCTCGCCAGCAAGCGCATGCCGAAGAAGCTCGACGAGAACGAGATCTTCCGCCATCCGCCGGGTATCGGCGCGGTGGTGGTCAACGGCGAGGTCGTGCTGGAGGACGGCGAGTGCAAGGACGTCTTCCCCGGCCAGGTGCGGCGCCAGCAGCTCTTCGTCCCCGGCCAGTAG
- a CDS encoding iron-containing redox enzyme family protein, producing MEVLAPEALIDDLRGVLRGRYPVHPVRRLLLGGDLTREQLQGWAKNQFHEFRNIHRFFGIRYQKCPIQALRRMLLENMVEEEGEDLFGGEYPSHAELWTRFGEGLGIPREEMQGYEPLPGIKAALEMYVQLVQQSHWAVAIGTGLVFEGEGPKRMGEERQALETNYPWIPSEALAFFRAHEYHDEGHGNFIVEVIKEHIMDAGLQEEMRAAVRTRVDIMWLQNESIYQAFVRPQLSPEAAGRLEAAAN from the coding sequence ATGGAAGTGCTCGCGCCGGAAGCGCTGATCGACGACCTCCGTGGTGTCCTGCGGGGCCGGTATCCGGTGCATCCGGTCCGGCGACTGCTCCTGGGTGGAGATCTCACCCGGGAGCAGTTGCAGGGTTGGGCCAAGAACCAGTTTCACGAGTTCCGCAACATCCATCGGTTCTTCGGCATCCGCTACCAGAAGTGCCCCATCCAGGCGCTGCGGCGCATGCTGCTGGAGAACATGGTGGAGGAGGAGGGTGAGGATCTGTTCGGCGGCGAGTACCCCAGCCACGCGGAGTTGTGGACCCGTTTCGGCGAGGGTCTGGGCATTCCGCGCGAAGAGATGCAGGGCTACGAACCCCTGCCGGGAATCAAGGCGGCCCTGGAGATGTACGTGCAACTGGTGCAGCAAAGCCACTGGGCCGTGGCCATCGGCACCGGACTGGTCTTCGAAGGGGAAGGTCCCAAGCGCATGGGCGAAGAGCGCCAGGCACTTGAAACGAACTACCCCTGGATTCCCTCGGAGGCTCTGGCGTTCTTCCGGGCACACGAGTACCATGACGAAGGACACGGAAACTTCATCGTGGAAGTGATCAAGGAACACATCATGGACGCGGGGCTTCAGGAGGAGATGCGCGCGGCCGTGAGAACCCGGGTGGACATCATGTGGCTGCAGAACGAGTCCATCTATCAGGCTTTCGTGCGCCCCCAACTCAGCCCCGAAGCCGCCGGCCGGCTGGAGGCCGCGGCCAACTGA